The Paramisgurnus dabryanus chromosome 1, PD_genome_1.1, whole genome shotgun sequence genome includes a window with the following:
- the noc3l gene encoding nucleolar complex protein 3 homolog: MSPKTSKKNKKKKPSFRKLLKTSNLKLENKLKNRQFKQQSSAKKHRKEQRKLRQAITDVSHQTLKPLERYKKRPEEEDEEEFLEALPIDMMEDDDLEQMKAMAQKASFITRDLSSCTPAHAKKRKSEQLVEKYEKMPRKMQQEEEKELIHLLPIKDKSGLIPQSMEKPALQKPEEEQEPEEMEEPEEEEPESGPTLSPQEQLELRLQKLKEKKLHIAGLASAILADPHVNIKKLKELRAMLMETDPSIAVTVRKLVMVSLMEIFKDIVPSYRIRPLTEAEKATKVKKDTQLLREFEEGLVSQYKFYLEDLEQTVRDWKQKKLKSSQAISLHCYKGLAEVAIKCICELLVALPHFNFHNNILVMIVPLMIEPLRKVSEMCCEAVRNLLRLDKVGQVSLAAVKVISGLVKSRNYDVKPEVLKVLMSLRIKEVDLKKDSEDTAPKKNFMTFKDKKKNLSRMQRKWKKAEEKLQKELLEAEASENKDRKIKLHTETLNMVFLIYFRILKKAQKSILLPSVLEGLAKFAHLINLEFFDDLLTVLHSLVVSGDLTYRESLHCILTSFHILSGQGDVLNIDPLKFYSHFYKTLLTLHAGCANEDTSIVLQCLDVMLAKRRKQVTLQRAQAFVKRLDTLALHVLPDSCVGILAANRTLLHTFPKCDILLDNEMQGSGVYLPELDEPEYCNPQNTSLWELHLLKRHYHPMVRRFAAHLMLGAPSEGSGALSVELSRRTPVQLFEDYSVKHMTFNPPVAGPPTKKKEHFTIGYTFLDCDLERQIDAALHTDEDEMSLDFSVPQTQ, from the exons ATGAGTCCG aAGACCtccaaaaaaaacaagaaaaagaaGCCGAGCTTCAGGAAACTGTTGAAAACCAGTAACCTGAAGCTCGAGAACAAACTGAAGAATCGTCAGTTTAAGCAACAGAGCAGCGCAAAGAAACATCGCAAAGAGCAGAGGAAACTACGTCAGGCCATTACAGATGTTTCCCATCAGACTCTCAAACCTCTGGAGCGTTATAAGAAGAGACCGG AGGAAGAAGATGAGGAAGAGTTCCTGGAGGCTCTGCCCATCGACATGATGGAAGACGATGACCTGGAGCAGATGAAAGCCATGGCACAGAAAGCGTCCTTTATCACTCGCGACCTCTCCTCATG CACACCAGCACATGCCAAGAAACGTAAATCGGAGCAGCTGGTGGAGAAATATGAGAAGATGCCCAGGAAGATGCAGCAGGAGGAAGAGAAGGAGCTCATTCATCTTCTGCCCATTAAAGATAAGAGCGGCCTGATCCCTCAGAGCATGGAGAAacctg CGCTACAGAAGCCAGAGGAAGAGCAGGAACCGGAGGAGATGGAGGAACCAGAGGAAG AGGAGCCAGAGAGCGGCCCGACATTAAGCCCTCAGGAACAACTGGAGCTGCGTCTGCAAAAACTGAAAGAGAAGAAACTGCACATAGCAGGTCTGGCATCAGCTATACTGGCCGATCCTCACGTTAAT ATCAAGAAGCTGAAGGAGTTGAGGGCCATGCTGATGGAGACGGACCCCAGCATCGCCGTCACCGTCCGGAAGTTAGTCATGGTTTCCCTCATGGAAATATTTAAAGATATCGTTCCATCGTATCGGATCCGACCCCTGACCGAAGCTGAGAAAGCCACAAAG GTGAAGAAAGACACACAGCTGTTACGGGAGTTTGAGGAAGGTCTGGTCAGTCAATATAAATTCTATCTAGAGGATTTGGAGCAGACGGTGCGAG ACTGGAAACAGAAGAAACTGAAGAGCAGTCAGGCTATCTCTCTGCACTGTTATAAAGGTCTGGCTGAAGTGGCCATCAAGTGCATCTGTGAACTTCTGGTTGCTCTCCCTCACTTCAACTTTCACAACAATATTCTTGTCATGATCGTTCCTCTGATGATTGAGCCTCTCAGAAAG gTATCAGAGATGTGTTGTGAAGCAGTCAGGAATCTGTTGAGGCTGGATAAAGTGGGTCAGGTGTCACTGGCAGCGGTGAAGGTCATCTCCGGTCTGGTCAAGAGCAGAAACTATGATGTCAAACCAGAG GTCCTGAAGGTTCTCATGTCTCTGAGGATTAAAGAGGTGGACCTGAAGAAAGATTCAGAAGATACAGCGCCCAAAAAGAACTTCATGACCTTTAAGGACAAGAAGAAGAATCTGTCCAGAATGCAGCGCAAG TGGAAGAAAGCTGAAGAGAAGCTGCAGAAAGAACTTCTAGAAGCTGAAGCGTCTGAGAACAAAGACCGAAAGATCAAACTG CACACGGAGACATTGAACATGGTGTTTCTCATCTACTTCAGGATTCTCAAGAAAGCTCAGAAGTCTATCTTACTGCCTTCTGTTTTAGAGGGACTCGCAAA GTTTGCTCATCTCATCAACTTGGAGTTCTTTGATGATCTGCTGACAGTTCTTCATTCTCTGGTGGTGTCAGGT GATCTGACGTATCGAGAGAGTCTTCACTGCATCCTCACATCCTTTCACATTTTATCCGGACAAG GTGACGTCCTCAACATCGATCCTTTGAAGTTCTACAGTCACTTTTATAAAACCCTGCTGACGCTGCATGCGG GTTGCGCGAACGAAGACACGTCGATTGTGCTGCAGTGTCTGGATGTAATGTTGGCCAAGCGCAGGAAGCAGGTGACCCTTCAGAGAGCTCAGGCATTTGTTAAGAGACTCGACACACTCGCTCTTCATGTGCTGCCTGACTCATGTGTGGGAATCCTGGCAGCTAACAGGACACTGCTGCAT ACTTTCCCCAAGTGTGATATTTTGCTGGATAATGAGATGCAGGGCAGTGGGGTTTATCTTCCAGAGCTGGATGAACCGGAGTACTGTAATCCTCAAAACACCTCCCTGTGGGAACTTCACCTGCTGAAG AGACATTATCATCCGATGGTGAGGAGGTTTGCAGCTCATCTGATGTTAGGAGCTCCTAGTGAAGGCTCCGGTGCCCTCAGCGTTGAACTAAGCAGAAG GACTCCGGTGCAGCTGTTTGAAGACTACAGTGTTAAACACATGACATTTAATCCTCCTGTTGCTGGACCGCCCACCAAGAAAAAG GAACATTTTACCATCGGTTACACATTTCTGGATTGTGACTTGGAGCGACAGATCGACGCTGCTCTTCACACAGATGAAGACGAGATGAGTTTAGACTTTAGCGTTCCTCAAACACAATAA